The Salminus brasiliensis chromosome 3, fSalBra1.hap2, whole genome shotgun sequence genome contains a region encoding:
- the gucy2ca gene encoding guanylyl cyclase C: protein MLSVLWLGCCSALVALAAGFDVERCRNLPVTLNIVLLEDESSLWSLKYVEVAVKWAIASENRKNANEGLNFTMEGIFRGFNTTYYRRRGCGSSTCEGVEILKLLHNTSQVGCAMLGPSCTYATFQLVDQDVGLTLTIPVISAGSFGLSCDYKEKLTRLLPPARKISNFFVHFWNVTWAGLKTHWNTAYVYKQPDISEECFWYINALEASTAQFSSQISRKVLRSREEIVPLLSDTNRISNIFIMCGGPETVYSIKNGTNVSRDIVFILIDIFNNYYHLNDSSYDYMRDVLVLTMRSIRNYTVSGMWAENSTILNDYVAGYHDAVILFSQVMRKMLRANQSGGSGSTLNITDENPFRNISFEGMGGHYELDENGDRDTNFSVMYTTSTNQYKTLFVFDTSTNHTQLDHNNPDLPWRGSRLPDDKPANGLQTHDIIVIVLGISVVLVTAVALLFYRQNRKQRFNQKKWSHLHPELIIPVDYRETNLVSLKIDEDKRRDSTYQVRRGRYDKKPVILKELRQTDGNFSDDQRIELNSLLRIDYYNLTKFYGTVKYEYGVFGVFEYCERGSLRYVLNDKISYPEESFMDLEFKISVMYDIAKGMSYLHSSNIAMHGRLKSTNCVVDNRMVVKITDFGCNTILTPGKDLWTAPEHMRVQGFSQKGDVYSFAIIAQEIVLRECPFYTEGCSDLAEKLYRVQCPSGHTVFRPDLNFETAGEKEVELYVLIKTCWDEDPEKRPDFKKIESTLGKIFSNLHNQANASYMDNLIRRLQMYSRNLEHLVEERTALYKAERDRADQLNFMLLPGPVVRSLKETGRVEPELFDEVTIYFSDIVGFTTICHHSTPMEVVDMLNDMYKNFDSILDNHDVYKVETIGDAYMVASGLPRRNGNRHAVDISLMALDILEFMGTFQLRHLPGIPLWIRIGVHSGPCAAGVVGNKMPRYCLFGDTVNTASRMESTGLPLRIHVSESTISILQRTDCQFEFEKRGETYLKGKGKEMTYWLKGVTGQQYNLPTPPTAENFQRLQQDLAEMVVSTLAKRGNEKRKTLSTRLRRSQRHGSDGLPEYLHLADPSTYF, encoded by the exons ATGCTGAGCGTGCTGTGGTTGGGCTGCTGTTCTGCGCTGGTGGCCCTGGCTGCTGGCTTTGATGTAGAAAGGTGCAGAAATCTTCCAGTCACGTTAAACATCGTCCTGCTGGAGGACGAGAGCTCGCTCTGGAGCCTCAAGTATGTAGAAGTTGCTGTGAAATGGGCCATAGCCagtgaaaacaggaaaaatgCGAATGAAG GTCTGAACTTCACAATGGAAGGAATTTTCCGTGGCTTTAACACGACGTATTACAGGCGCAGAGGCTGTGGGAGCAGCACCTGTGAGGGCGTGGAAATCCTCAAGTTGCTGCAT AACACCAGTCAAGTGGGCTGTGCCATGCTCGGACCATCTTGCACATACGCCACCTTCCAGTTGGTGGA tcAGGATGTGGGTTTGACTCTGACCATACCTGTAATCTCGGCTGGAAGTTTTGGGCTGTCGTGTGACTATAAGGAAAAGCTGACCCGTCTCCTGCCTCCAGCGCGCAAAATCTCCAACTTCTTTGTCCATTTCTGGAATGTAACCTGGGCCGGCCTTAAAACGCACTGGAACACCGCCTACGTCTACAAACAGCCCGACATCTCAGAGGAGTGCTTCTG GTACATTAATGCACTGGAAGCGTCGACGGCCCAGTTTTCCAGTCAGATCTCCAGAAAGGTTCTCCGGAGCAGAGAGGAAATCGTCCCTCTTCTTTCTGACACCAACCGAATCAGCAACA TTTTCATCATGTGTGGAGGACCAGAGACTGTTTATTCCATTAAGAACGGGACAAATGTGAGCAGAGACATTGTCTTCATCCTCATAGACATTTTCAA TAACTACTACCACCTCAACGACTCATCATATGACTACATGAGGGACGTACTGGTGCTGACCATGCGGAGCATAAGGAACTACACTGTATCCGGCATGTGGGCTGAGAATTCAACA atTCTGAATGATTATGTTGCAGGATACCATGATGCCGTGATCCTCTTTAGCCAAGTGATGAGAAAGATGTTACGTGCAAATCAAAGTGGGGGTTCAGGAAGCACGCTCAACATCACTGATGAAAACCCTTTCAGAAACATCAGCTTTGAGG GAATGGGCGGTCATTATGAATTGGATGAGAATGGAGACCGAGATACCAACTTCTCAGTGATGTACACAACAAGCACAAATCAG TACAAGACATTGTTTGTGTTTGACACCTCGACCAACCACACCCAGCTAGACCACAATAATCCTGACCTGCCCTGGCGAGGTTCTCGTCTCCCCGATGACAAACCTGCTAACG GCCTGCAGACACATGATATCATTGTGATTGTGCTTGGCATTAGTGTTGTACTTGTGACGGCAGTTGCTTTACTCTTCTATAG GCAGAACAGGAAGCAACGTTTCAATCAGAAGAAATGGTCTCATTTACACCCAGAGCTCATCATACCAGTCGACTACAGAGAGACAAACCTCGTCTCTCTCAAA ATTGACGAGGATAAGAGGAGAGACAGCACCTATCAAGTGCGGAGGGGACGCTATGACAAAAAG CCTGTCATCCTTAAAGAACTGAGGCAGACAGATGGGAATTTCTCAGATGATCAGCGTATTGAACTCAATTCT CTCCTCCGGATTGATTACTATAACCTGACTAAGTTTTACGGCACAGTGAAGTACGAGTACGGAGTGTTTGGAGTGTTTGAGTACTGCGAGAGAGGTTCTCTCAGG TATGTCCTCAATGATAAAATCTCCTATCCAGAGGAGAGTTTTATGGACCTGGAGTTTAAAATCTCTGTCATGTATGATATCGCGAAG GGTATGTCCTATCTGCACTCCAGTAATATAGCGATGCATGGGAGACTCAAGTCCACTAACTGTGTAGTGGACAATCGCATGGTGGTGAAAATCACAGACTTTGGCTGCAATACCATCCTGACACCAGGGAAAG acttgTGGACAGCTCCAGAACACATGCGAGTTCAGGGTTTCTCTCAGAAAGGGGATGTTTACAGCTTTGCCATCATCGCTCAGGAGATCGTACTGAGAGAGTGTCCTTTCTACACTGAGGGCTGTTCTGATTTAGCAG AGAAGCTGTACAGAGTTCAGTGTCCGAGTGGCCACACAGTCTTCAGACCTGATCTGAACTTTGAGACCGCTGGAGAGAAAGAAGTGGAG CTGTATGTGCTGATTAAGACCTGTTGGGATGAGGATCCGGAGAAGAGGCCAGACTTTAAGAAGATTGAGAGTACTTTAGGGAAGATCTTCAG TAACCTGCATAACCAGGCCAATGCCAGCTACATGGATAATCTGATCAGACGGCTGCAGATGTACTCCCGTAACCTGGAGCACCTGGTGGAGGAGAGAACTGCCCTGTACAAGGCTGAAAGAGACCGAGCAGACCAGCTCAACTTCATGCTTCTGCCTGG GCCGGTGGTGCGTTCCCTGAAGGAGACGGGTCGCGTGGAGCCAGAGTTGTTTGATGAAGTCACCATCTACTTCAGCGACATCGTGGGCTTCACCACAATCTGCCATCACAGCACCCCCATGGAAGTGGTGGACATGCTGAACGACATGTACAAGAACTTCGACAGCATTCTCGATAATCACGACGTCTAtaag GTGGAGACTATAGGTGATGCATATATGGTTGCATCCGGTTTGCCCAGAAGGAATGGGAACAGGCATGCTGTGGATATTTCTCTCATGGCTCTGGATATTCTGGAGTTCATGGGCACCTTTCAGCTCCGACATCTACCAGGAATACCTCTCTGGATCCGCATCGGAGTCCACTCAG ggCCGTGTGCTGCTGGTGTGGTGGGAAACAAGATGCCGCGGTATTGTCTGTTTGGCGACACAGTCAACACTGCCTCACGAATGGAGTCAACAGGGCTGC CTCTAAGGATCCATGTGAGTGAGTCCACCATCAGCATCCTACAGAGAACAGACTGCCAGTTCGAGtttgagaaaagaggagagaccTACCTGAAG GGTAAGGGAAAAGAGATGACCTACTGGCTAAAAGGTGTAACAGGACAGCAGTACAACCTGCCGACCCCGCCAACAGC GGAGAATTTCCAGCGGCTGCAGCAGGACCTGGCTGAGATGGTTGTGTCCACGCTGGCTAAGCGAGGAAACGAGAAGAGGAAGACACTGTCCACACGCCTCCGCCGGAGCCAGAGACACGGTAGCGACGGTCTCCCAGAATACCTGCACTTGGCTGACCCCAGCACTTACTTTTAG